DNA sequence from the Pichia kudriavzevii chromosome 4, complete sequence genome:
ACGAATGCGAGACGTTTTGGGACGATTACAAGAGATGCATCGATATCCATCTTGCGAAGCAAGGGATAAAGCCCATGCTGGACGAGGCAAGGAAGGAGCTTCCGCTAGAGAACGAGGGGAAGCCAAGGGACGAATAAAAGGGGGTCTGCATGCATGTATATAGGAAAGACAAGAGACAAGAAATGCGGGAACCTGCAAGTTGGACATGTGCTAAATAGGTACTGGAAATGTACTGAACATGTAAAAAGTGTGCACTAAACATGCACTAAACATTCACatccttgttgaagagcTGCGAGGATTTACATGTACATACAaaaacatatatatatatatatatatatctatctatctatctatatCCATTGAAT
Encoded proteins:
- a CDS encoding uncharacterized protein (PKUD0D00460; similar to Saccharomyces cerevisiae YKL053C-A (MDM35); ancestral locus Anc_2.587), which translates into the protein MGNIMSTSFAPECNELKEKYDTCFNTWYSEKFLKGKGLQNECETFWDDYKRCIDIHLAKQGIKPMLDEARKELPLENEGKPRDE